From the genome of Gemmatimonadota bacterium:
TTGGGGTGTGTATGGCAACTTCTGGACCGGGTGCTACCAATCTGGTGACGGGGCTGGCCGATGCCAAGATGGACTCTGTGCCGCTTGTTGCCATCACGGGTCAGGTTCCCACTGCTGTTATTGGTCGCGATGCGTTTCAGGAAACCCCGATTATTGAGGTCACGCGGCAGATTACGAAGCACAATTATCTCGTAGATCGCATTGAAGACATTCCCCGCGTTGTCAAAGAGGCGTTTTACATTGCTTCTTCTGGGCGGCCAGGTCCCGTGTTGATCGATATTCCCAAAAATGTGCAGCAAAGTGCTTGTGTGCCCGATTTTCCAGAGACGGTTTCCATTCGCAGCTATACCCCCAGCCATTTGCACGCCAGCCGTGCTCAAATGCAAGAGGTCGCCCAGGCGATTTTAGAATCCAAACGCCCGCTTATTTATGCCGGCGGGGGTATTGTGACTGCCGAGGCGTCGGAAGAACTCCGCGAGTTTGCTCGAAAAACACGCATTCCCGTGGCACAGACGCTGATGGGGTTGGGTGTTTTTCCGCAGACTGATCCACAGTCTTTGCAAATGCTGGGTATGCACGGGTCGGTTTACGCCAATTACGCCATCAATCACGCCGATTTGTTGCTGGCATTCGGGGTGCGTTTTGATGATCGGGTGACGGGTAAGCTCGAAGAGTTTTGCAAACACGGTCGCATTGTGCATATCGATATTGATCCTTCTGAGATTAATAAAAACAAGGTCGCCCATTTGCCGATTGTGAGCGATATTAAATATGCTCTGCAAGAGCTAAACAGTATTGTTTTGCCAGGCGATTATCAGGCCTGGTGTGATGAGATTGAAACGTGGCGCAAAAGACATCCTTTTACATACAAAGATGTCGAAGATGTCATTTTGCCCCAGTATGCAATTGAGATGCTTTATAAGATGACGCAGGGTAAGGCTATTATATCCACGGGGGTGGGGCAACACCAGATGTGGGCGGCGCAATTTTATCCTTTTGATGAGCCGCGCCGTTGGCTCACGTCGGGCGGTTTGGGGGCGATGGGTTTTGGTTTGCCCGCTGCGCTGGGGGCGCAATTGGCTTTTCCCGATGCGCTGGTTATTGATATTGATGGCGATGGCAGTTTTGCGATGAATGTGCAGGAGTTGGCGACGCTTTATGCGGAGAAAATTCCCGTTAAGACTATGATTCTCAACAATCAGCATCTGGGTATGGTGGTGCAATGGGAGGATCGCTTTTACAAGAGCAATCGCGGGCATACGTTTATTGGCGATCCGGAAGCGGCGCAGGCGCATGAAGATATGAATATTCCGCCGAGTCACGCCATTTTCCCCGATTATGTGGCGATAGCAAAGGGTTTTCGCGTGCCTGCCGAACGGGCGGCGCGCAAGGAGGATCTCGTGCCGGCTATTGATCGCATGATTTCTTCCAATGGTCCCTATTTGCTCGATGTGGTTGTGCCGTATCAAGAGCATGTGTTGC
Proteins encoded in this window:
- the ilvB gene encoding biosynthetic-type acetolactate synthase large subunit yields the protein MSGADILVECLIREGVEVLFGYPGGASMEMHQSLTRSNIQVVLCRHEQGEIFAAEGYAKVSGKVGVCMATSGPGATNLVTGLADAKMDSVPLVAITGQVPTAVIGRDAFQETPIIEVTRQITKHNYLVDRIEDIPRVVKEAFYIASSGRPGPVLIDIPKNVQQSACVPDFPETVSIRSYTPSHLHASRAQMQEVAQAILESKRPLIYAGGGIVTAEASEELREFARKTRIPVAQTLMGLGVFPQTDPQSLQMLGMHGSVYANYAINHADLLLAFGVRFDDRVTGKLEEFCKHGRIVHIDIDPSEINKNKVAHLPIVSDIKYALQELNSIVLPGDYQAWCDEIETWRKRHPFTYKDVEDVILPQYAIEMLYKMTQGKAIISTGVGQHQMWAAQFYPFDEPRRWLTSGGLGAMGFGLPAALGAQLAFPDALVIDIDGDGSFAMNVQELATLYAEKIPVKTMILNNQHLGMVVQWEDRFYKSNRGHTFIGDPEAAQAHEDMNIPPSHAIFPDYVAIAKGFRVPAERAARKEDLVPAIDRMISSNGPYLLDVVVPYQEHVLPMIPSGMTFADIITE